In Gimesia panareensis, the genomic window CTACCAGGGAATTGAGATTCAGGTGCTCGACAACAAAGGCTATCCGAAAAAACTGAAACCAACGCAGTATCACGGGTCTGTCTACGATGTCATCCCGGCGAAGAAAGGGGCCCTGAAGCCGGTTGGCGAATGGAACCATGAGGAAATCATCTACCGCGGTACGAAGATCACGGTGATCGTGAATGACATTCCCGTGCTGCAGACAGATCTGGCGGACATCAAAGATCCGGAAGTCCTTGCCAAACATCCCGGCTTGAAGAACAAACGGGGGCACATCGGACTGCTGGGACATGGCAGTCACGTGGAGTATAAAAACATCCGCATTAAAGAAATTTAATCTAATTCATCTTTAGTCATCTCGAAGGGGTTATTATGAGCCAGGAACCATCCAGCCGTCGTACCTTTCTGAAACAGTCTGCTGTCGCCGGTGTTGCTGCCAGCCAACTGTCTGCCCTTGCACCAGCCAGTGCCTATCAATCGAACGAACGCTTACGCATCGGCATGATCGGTCCCGGCAGGCGCGGCTTTGGCTCGCATGTGAAAACCCTGATCAAGCTGCGGAATGAAAAAGGGGCCAATCTCGACATCGTCGCGGTCAACGACGTCTATTCCGTGCATCGGGACCGGGCCGTGGATTACATCAAGGAAGAGACGGGACAGGCCCCGAAGACCTATAAAGATTATCGCGATCTGCTGAATGACAAGGAGATCGATGCGGTCTGCATCGCTACTCCCGACCACTGGCATGCGAAACAGGTACTGGATGCACTGGCAGCTGGAAAACACGTCTATTGCGAAAAACCAATGACGCACCATATCTCAGAAGCGATGGACGTCGTCGATGCCTGGAAGAAGTCGGGCAAGGTCGTGCAGGTCGGTGTGCAGTCCACCAGTATGCCAATCTGGAACGAAGTGCGTGCGCTGGTCAATGACGGGAAACTTGGAAAAATTGTCCAATTCCAGGCAGAAAGCGCACGTAACTCCCTGGGGGGCATGTCGCGGCATAATGTCATCACCAAAGAGATGACTCCCAAAACTGTGGACTGGAAACGCTGGCTCGGCGTGGAAGAAGGCCTGGCGCCGGATCTCCCCTTCGACCGTGCGACGTTCGGTCAATGGCGGTGTTACTGGCCCTTCGGCTACGGAATGTATTCCGACCTGTTTGTGCACCGTGTCACAGCGATGCTCAAGGCGAC contains:
- a CDS encoding Gfo/Idh/MocA family protein is translated as MSQEPSSRRTFLKQSAVAGVAASQLSALAPASAYQSNERLRIGMIGPGRRGFGSHVKTLIKLRNEKGANLDIVAVNDVYSVHRDRAVDYIKEETGQAPKTYKDYRDLLNDKEIDAVCIATPDHWHAKQVLDALAAGKHVYCEKPMTHHISEAMDVVDAWKKSGKVVQVGVQSTSMPIWNEVRALVNDGKLGKIVQFQAESARNSLGGMSRHNVITKEMTPKTVDWKRWLGVEEGLAPDLPFDRATFGQWRCYWPFGYGMYSDLFVHRVTAMLKATGLKFPGRVVGGGGIFLEYDDREVTDVASILADFHEGVQGVVSSAMISSAVPIRHLIRGHHGNILFDKDVFGKRQAYEFIPERPQVTLNSKLKREEVESQRVPNQDILHFENFLAAVKAGDPSLVNNSPELGAAAIMVVNLGVLSYRNGKVFQVDRESLEVKDGDKTWAANWEKMSKERSKPHHVPGWAAGDKGSILVPPKYQSLAGPWINGKAPENT